In the Afipia sp. GAS231 genome, AGCATGGGAGTGGAAATGGCAGGACAGGTTCAAGGCAAGGTCGCGCTGGTGACGGGCGGGGCATCCGGCATCGGTGCCGCGGTGTCGGAATTGCTGGCGCGCGAAGGCGCATCTGTCGCGGTGACCGATGTCGACGATCTGAACGGACCTGAAGTGGTCGCGCGCATCAAGAAGGCCGGCGGCGAAGCCAGCTTTTGGCATCAGGACGTGACCAGCGAGCAGGGCTGGATTGATGTCGTGGCCGAAGTGATGAAACGTTATGGCCGGCTCGACGTGCTGGTCTCCAATGCCGGCATCGGCATATCGGTGCCGTCGATCACGCAGATGTCGCTGGAAGATTGGCGGCGGCAGACCGCGATCAATCTCGACGGCGTGTTTCTGTCGGTCAAACATTGCCTGCCGGCGATGCGCAAGACCGGCGGGGGCTCTGTCATCATGATGTCGTCGCTGGCCGGCCTGCGCGGTGCAGCCAGCCTGTCCGGCTATTGCGCGACCAAGGGCGGCGTCCGGCTGTTCGCCAAGGCGATCGCGATGGAATGCGCCACCTTCGGCGACGGCATCCGCGTCAACTCGGTGCATCCCGGGATCATCGACACCCCGATCTGGGGCAAGATCCCAACGGAGGCCACAGGCGCCGGCCAGAACGCGCCGATCGATCCCGAGGAGCGCGCCAAAATGGCGACCCCGCTCGGCCGTGCCGGCGAGGCGGTCGAAATCGCGCAGGGCGTGCTGTACCTGGCCTCCGACGCCTCGCGCTATGTAACGGGGACGGAGCTCGTGATCGACGGTGGCATGAATGCGGGCGGGGTGGTTAGGCAATAGTGACCGCCTCTTCCGTCATTGCGAGCGAAGCGAAGCAATCCACCTTGCTACGAAGAAAGACTGGATTGTTTCGTCGCTGCGCTCCCTTGCACAAACGCTTTGCGTTTGTTGCAGGCAATGACGGTGAGAGCGCATCACCCGCCCTGCCGCAATCGCGCCAGCACCTTGAGCCCGCCGTAGCCGTCGGCGGGCTCAAGGCCCATCTTGGTCTGGTAATCCTTCACGGCCTGCATGGTGTCGTTGCCGACGCGACCGTCGGTGCCGCCGGTGTCGAAGCCGGCCTTGGTCAACCGCGTCTGCACTTCCTGCACCTCGGCCAAGGTCAGCGCGCGCTCGGAGCCGGGGAAGGGCTGGATGAAAGGTGGCGCGCCCAAGATTCTATCGCCGAGATGGCAGATCGCCAGCGCGTAGTTCATCGACGGATTGTAGCTCTTCACGGCGTAGAAATTCGGACCCAGCAGAAATACTGGCCCGCCTTCGACCGGCGCCCACATCTGCGCGGAGGCGTTGGGCTGCGCAAACGGTTGGCCGTCGGCGCGGGTGACGCCGGCGCTGGCCCACGCTGCATAGGTGCGGCTGCCGCTCGCGGCCGCACCGGGCGCGCGCACCTCATAACCCCAATGTTCGCCCCGGTGATATTTGCCGCGGTTGACCAGAAAGCGCGCGCTCGAGCCGAGCGCATCGTCGGGTTTGCCGAATGGCGAGACGCGGCCGTCGCCGTCGTAATCCATTCCGACATTGAGCCAGACTTCGGGCATCCACTGCGTATGCCCCATGGCGCCGGCCCAGGAGCCGCGCATCTGCTCCGGCGTTCCCCAGCCGCGGTCGACGATCTTCAGCGCATTGATCAGTTCGGTTTCCCAATAGGCGCGACGCCGCGGCTCCTTCCAGGCCAGCGCCGCCAGCGATGGAAACACCGGCGTCATGTGGTTCTGCTGCACCAGCGGATCGCCATAGGCGGATTCGACGCCCCACAGCGCCAGCAGCGTGCCGCGCTCGACGCCAAAGTCCTGTTCGATCCGTGCGAACAGCGCCTCGTTTTTTTTCAAGGCCGCGCGGCCGTTGATGATGCGCCAGTCCGAGACGCGGCGATTGATGTACTGCCAGATCTCCTCGTGAAACTCCGGCTGTTTCTGCATCTGCTTGAACACGGACATGTCAGGCTCGAGGTGGCCCATCACCCGGTTCCAGGTCGCTTCCGAAATGCCCTTGGCGAGCGCACGCGCACGAAAATGGTCGCGCCAGGCGTCGAAGCCGGGCGGTGCGGCGGCGAAGCCCGCGAGCGGCGTGGCGAGCAGGGCGGTCACGCCAAGGCCGGTCTGCAACACCGTGCGCCGGGAAGGGGAGTTCCGAGAATCAGGCTGTTTCATGTGCTCAGTCTACCGACGCCGACGGCGCGCACCAAAAGCCAAGACGCCGCAGAGATCAGCTATTGCGCCAGATCTGTGGCGATTTTGGCGAGCCAGCGCCGCACCGTGACCTGCGCCTGGGCCGAGAGCCCTGCCGCGAGCCGCCGCTCGACGGCCTTTGCATGACGCCGGCATTTGGCGAGCAGCGAAGTTCCGCGCGGTGTCAGCGTCCATTGCAGCACCCGGCCATGGACGGGGTGCGGGGCCTTCTTGATGGCGCCGTCGCGTTCGAGGTTGCGGATGATGACGCCGACGGTCTGCGGTGTCAGCAGCGCCACGCGCGCGAGATCCGCGCCCGACAGCCCCGGATAGGCCTTCAGCATGGTCAGCACCACGAATTGCGGCGTGGTGACGCCGAGGTCGGCGAGCAACCGTTCCATCGTCAGCCGGGTCGCGGCCTGGGCCTGTCGCAGGAGGTAGGCGAGGTAGCCCTGTTCGCCGCGCTTGCCTTCGCCGGGGGGCGGCGGGCGGGTCATCGCGGTCGCCGCCGTGCGGGATTTTTTCGGATTTTTGGCCGACGTTTTTCGCCGCCCGCGCGCGGTGGATTTCGACGAGGCGGTGATCTTGCGGATCATATCAGGGCTCTTATAATAAATCAGAGCACTGATAACATGAGGCAGAGCCGATGTCACACGCCCGCAAGGAATACAAGGATTTCATGAAGCTGGCCCCGGATGCCTACGAAGCCGTGCTGGCGCTCGGCAAGATCGCGGCAGCAGCCGGTATCGACAAGCAATTGCTCGAACTGGTCAAGCTGCGCGCCTCGCAGATCAACGGCTGCGCTTTCTGCGTGCAGTACCACATCCTGCAGGGCGAGAGCCTCGGCGTGCCCGCGGACAAGCTCAACCTGGTGGTGGTGTGGCGCGAGGCGTCGCAATTCTCGGAACGCGAACGTGCCGCACTGGCCTGGACCGAGGCGCTGACCTTGCTTCCCGGCGGCGTCAGCGACGAGGTCTATGC is a window encoding:
- a CDS encoding glucose 1-dehydrogenase encodes the protein MAGQVQGKVALVTGGASGIGAAVSELLAREGASVAVTDVDDLNGPEVVARIKKAGGEASFWHQDVTSEQGWIDVVAEVMKRYGRLDVLVSNAGIGISVPSITQMSLEDWRRQTAINLDGVFLSVKHCLPAMRKTGGGSVIMMSSLAGLRGAASLSGYCATKGGVRLFAKAIAMECATFGDGIRVNSVHPGIIDTPIWGKIPTEATGAGQNAPIDPEERAKMATPLGRAGEAVEIAQGVLYLASDASRYVTGTELVIDGGMNAGGVVRQ
- a CDS encoding lytic murein transglycosylase, coding for MKQPDSRNSPSRRTVLQTGLGVTALLATPLAGFAAAPPGFDAWRDHFRARALAKGISEATWNRVMGHLEPDMSVFKQMQKQPEFHEEIWQYINRRVSDWRIINGRAALKKNEALFARIEQDFGVERGTLLALWGVESAYGDPLVQQNHMTPVFPSLAALAWKEPRRRAYWETELINALKIVDRGWGTPEQMRGSWAGAMGHTQWMPEVWLNVGMDYDGDGRVSPFGKPDDALGSSARFLVNRGKYHRGEHWGYEVRAPGAAASGSRTYAAWASAGVTRADGQPFAQPNASAQMWAPVEGGPVFLLGPNFYAVKSYNPSMNYALAICHLGDRILGAPPFIQPFPGSERALTLAEVQEVQTRLTKAGFDTGGTDGRVGNDTMQAVKDYQTKMGLEPADGYGGLKVLARLRQGG
- a CDS encoding MarR family winged helix-turn-helix transcriptional regulator, whose amino-acid sequence is MIRKITASSKSTARGRRKTSAKNPKKSRTAATAMTRPPPPGEGKRGEQGYLAYLLRQAQAATRLTMERLLADLGVTTPQFVVLTMLKAYPGLSGADLARVALLTPQTVGVIIRNLERDGAIKKAPHPVHGRVLQWTLTPRGTSLLAKCRRHAKAVERRLAAGLSAQAQVTVRRWLAKIATDLAQ
- a CDS encoding carboxymuconolactone decarboxylase family protein, whose product is MSHARKEYKDFMKLAPDAYEAVLALGKIAAAAGIDKQLLELVKLRASQINGCAFCVQYHILQGESLGVPADKLNLVVVWREASQFSERERAALAWTEALTLLPGGVSDEVYALAGAEFSEKELTYLTSAIASINVWNRFGAAYRWTAPARPKAVGAAAS